One window of Opisthocomus hoazin isolate bOpiHoa1 chromosome 15, bOpiHoa1.hap1, whole genome shotgun sequence genomic DNA carries:
- the LOC104331236 gene encoding galanin receptor type 1-like has protein sequence MNSSPPAPGAPPGPLQLWQEENQTQGGLWNGSQELGWEELEKMLFLFAKEPVTISLTAMYLVSFVVGFVGNIMSIRVLTRKRRSRVSSLSATRSLLINLAVCDLMVVCVCMPITVGNLIYKAWVYGDFLCRAVPFIQAVSVSASVLSLTVISVNRYYSVHNPLNARSFFTQKRILSTILVVWLLSSGICMPLIFMNKRDEIGVVEGLPLVFSICREIWPQERLKQAYNFLLFCALYCLPVLFNMVICFLTVRRLWSRSSKLKESTALNRSLPASRLKIRKKVAQMVVALVLLFAISWLPVYLMDIWIDFNIPKSLQDVTPSPWILQLRPFAQWLGLTNSSLNPICYCFVGNLYRSAKEMKSKYHQRMVSLFNFSLSEGTTHSSVPELLSYQSSMEPARKGPSATPTTGRRCRGGHGHKNKCRCLNSCQRPPLNTISSENTSL, from the coding sequence ATGAattcctccccccccgcccccggggccccTCCCGGCCCtctgcagctctggcaggaggagaACCAGACCCAAGGAGGGCTCTGGAACGGgagccaggagctgggctgggaagaGCTGGAGAAGATGCTCTTCCTCTTCGCGAAGGAGCCCGTCACCATCAGCCTGACGGCGATGTACCTGGTGTCCTTTGTGGTGGGCTTCGTGGGCAACATCATGTCCATCCGGGTGCTCACGCGGAAGCGCCGGAGCCGGGTGTCCAGCCTGAGTGCCACCCGCAGCCTCCTCATCAACCTGGCAGTGTGCGACCTCATGGTGGTCTGCGTCTGCATGCCCATCACCGTGGGCAACCTCATCTACAAAGCCTGGGTGTACGGGGACTTCCTCTGCCGAGCAGTGCCCTTCATCCAGGCTGTTTCCGTCTCCGCCAGCGTCCTCAGCTTGACCGTCATTAGCGTGAACCGGTACTACAGTGTGCACAACCCACTCAATGCCCGGTCTTTCTTCACCCAGAAGAGGATCCTCAGCACCATTCTGGTGGTGTGGCTGTTGTCCTCAGGGATATGCATGCCCCTCATCTTCATGAACAAACGGGATGAGATTGGGGTGGTGGAGGGCTTGCCTCTGGTGTTTTCCATCTGCAGGGAGATTTGGCCTCAGGAGAGGCTCAAGCAAGCCTACAACTTTCTGCTCTTCTGTGCGCTTTACTGCCTGCCGGTCCTGTTCAACATGGTCATCTGCTTCCTCACGGTACGCCGACTGTGGAGCCGCAGCAGCAAGCTGAAGGAGAGCACTGCCCTGAACCGCTCTCTGCCAGCCTCCAGGCTGAAGATCCGGAAGAAGGTAGCACAGATGGTGGTGGCCCTGGTTCTGCTGTTCGCAATCTCTTGGCTGCCTGTCTACCTGATGGACATCTGGATTGATTTCAATATCCCCAAATCCTTGCAGGATGTGACTCCTTCTCCTTGGATCCTGCAGCTCAGACCTTTTGCCCAGTGGCTTGGCCTCACCAATTCCAGCCTCAACCCCATATGCTATTGCTTTGTTGGGAACCTCTACAGGTCAGCCAAGGAAATGAAGAGCAAATACCACCAAAGAATGGTCTCTCTCTTTAACTTCTCTCTATCCGAAGGGACAACCCATTCCTcagtcccagagctgctctcttaCCAGAGTTCAATGGAGCCTGCAAGGAAAGGACCCTCCGCAACACCCACAACAGGCAGAAGATGTCGGGGAGGTCATGGCCACAAGAACAAGTGTAGATGCTTGAACTCCTGCCAGCGTCCACCTCTGAACACCATCTCCAGCGAGAACACCTCCTTGTAA
- the GRIFIN gene encoding grifin, with product MALRFEALYPEGMCPGWSIVVKGETSSTTSMFEINLLCDPGDQIALHFNPRFSSSRIVCNSFLDNHWGKEEVNNTFPFEAKEPFQVEIYSDQEYFHIFIDENKILQYKHRQKQLSSITKLQILNDIAISSVEITKRGLY from the exons ATGGCATTGCGG TTCGAGGCCCTGTACCCAGAGGGGATGTGTCCCGGCTGGAGCATCGTGGTCAAGGGCGAGACCAGTTCCACTACGAGCAT GTTTGAAATTAATTTGCTCTGTGACCCCGGAGATCAAATTGCTCTCCATTTCAATCCCCGCTTCTCCAGCTCCAGAATTGTCTGCAACTCCTTCCTCGACAACCACTGGGGGAAGGAAGAGGTTAATAACACTTTCCCCTTTGAAGCAAAGGAACCATTCCAG GTTGAAATCTACTCTGACCAGGAATATTTCCACATTTTCATTGACGAAAACAAAATCTTGCAGTACAAGCATCGGCAGAAGCAGCTTTCATCCATCACCAAGCTGCAGATTCTCAACGATATTGCCATTTCTTCAGTGGAAATCACCAAGAGAGGCCTTTACTAG